The proteins below come from a single uncultured Carboxylicivirga sp. genomic window:
- a CDS encoding acyltransferase, protein MRKDKIESLNLLRAFLALVVVNSHIPTLSEGVGLPFFSNWPIFHRGTESVFVFFALSGYLIIGLLYDEKKSTGAISIKNFYARRILRLYPAYYLVLFFGLLYYRYLLPAVGMPYSENYTLMEGILWNVGFLPNVFIGKFDPGSVLLILWSIGIEEQFYLVIAPLLYFAKINHYLKSILIFTVIYFGIFHSGLFPFLDDYWFYYFFISAGGVLALFSRKGYPLHFNSPVLRVVLYAVFIFYFTSDWFLFKNEILKNVTELILFSLVISNIVKDNEVLGRFRFMNYLGKISYGVYLYHMIVLNFVLFVFLKLRDNLTISTAIVIIFVNLAVFIGTILVSHISYQYFEMPFLKLKDRFRN, encoded by the coding sequence GTGAGGAAAGATAAAATTGAAAGCCTTAATCTGTTAAGAGCTTTTCTGGCTCTTGTTGTGGTTAATTCGCACATACCAACCTTATCTGAAGGTGTTGGCTTACCGTTCTTCAGTAATTGGCCTATCTTTCATAGAGGGACTGAATCGGTGTTTGTGTTTTTTGCATTAAGTGGATACTTGATTATAGGTCTTTTATACGATGAAAAGAAGAGTACAGGGGCCATTAGTATAAAGAATTTTTATGCCAGAAGGATTTTAAGATTGTATCCTGCCTATTATCTGGTTCTGTTCTTTGGCCTACTCTATTATAGGTATTTATTACCTGCAGTTGGTATGCCTTACAGTGAAAATTACACACTTATGGAGGGAATATTATGGAATGTAGGATTTTTGCCAAATGTGTTTATTGGGAAGTTTGATCCGGGTTCTGTTTTATTAATATTGTGGTCCATTGGTATTGAAGAACAGTTTTATCTGGTAATCGCACCATTACTATATTTTGCCAAAATCAATCATTACTTAAAGAGTATACTTATTTTTACAGTTATTTATTTTGGTATTTTCCATAGTGGTTTATTCCCATTTTTGGATGATTATTGGTTCTATTACTTTTTTATCTCGGCAGGAGGAGTATTGGCTTTATTCAGTCGGAAGGGATATCCACTGCATTTTAATTCGCCTGTATTAAGAGTAGTTTTATATGCGGTATTTATTTTTTATTTCACCTCCGATTGGTTTCTGTTTAAAAATGAAATACTCAAAAATGTAACTGAGTTGATATTGTTTTCACTAGTGATTTCAAACATTGTGAAAGACAATGAAGTTTTAGGACGATTCAGGTTTATGAATTATCTTGGTAAGATCTCTTATGGAGTGTACTTGTACCATATGATCGTTTTAAATTTTGTGTTATTTGTTTTTCTCAAGCTTCGGGATAACTTAACAATATCTACGGCAATCGTGATAATTTTTGTAAACTTAGCTGTATTTATTGGTACCATTTTAGTATCACATATATCCTATCAGTATTTCGAAATGCCATTTTTAAAATTAAAGGATCGTTTTCGTAATTAA
- a CDS encoding acyl carrier protein yields MKVDEFITVVREELEVEDQELNIDTKFDTLDIWDSVARLVLISLVDEKFQMQIKADDFKSIGTLDDLMAIIGKEKFEA; encoded by the coding sequence ATGAAAGTTGATGAATTCATTACTGTAGTAAGAGAAGAGCTGGAGGTAGAAGATCAGGAATTAAATATTGATACAAAATTTGATACCCTGGATATATGGGATTCAGTGGCACGTTTAGTGCTGATATCATTGGTAGATGAAAAATTTCAGATGCAGATAAAAGCAGATGATTTTAAAAGCATTGGTACACTCGATGATTTAATGGCCATAATTGGTAAAGAAAAATTTGAAGCATAA
- the asnB gene encoding asparagine synthase (glutamine-hydrolyzing), with protein sequence MCGIAGVYGKELNRDRRSFEIKNMVSALQHRGPDGWGMYISPEIALGHTRLSIVDLSTGDQPLVSGDHIIVFNGEIYNYIELQQDLKSKGVVFTTTSDTEVLLKAYEYYGEKCFELFNGQFAVLIWNKVSKELIIARDRYGIRPLYMLEHDQKHYFASELKAFDRIGSFTREFDVNRLFEHCLLWNTYGHHTVYKNIKSLPGGSFAKYKDGKLVYEKKYYELGVKYESDKKSFGEVKEEFNELLKDSVKLRLRSDVPVGAYLSGGIDSSVITQLVKENTNKRFKTFSIAFDDKEFDESDFQKDMVNQINSEHYFLNINYKQVDENFPEAIYHTDRPIFRTAPVPLYLLSQKVRENDIKVVLTGEGADEVLWGYDSYKEVKLLEFWSRFPESKMRPELIKKLYPHLTHYSDPRQFGMMKMFYEGFLDSYDNKLASLNIRIHNNKIIKNYFSKDHGLSYDTASLIGGMSIDFPKNYNSWSLLQQNQYMEIRTLLAGYLLSSQGDRMSLAHGIEGRYPFLDHRLIDSLFTINERFKMNGFSQKHLLVQSYKDKLPKSILNRPKRPYMSPDLKSFFRDGKPSDNVGYFLSEDKIKEYGIFNQKFVDRFLQKFKNGVPENIGYRDNMIITFILSTQIANYWLKNPKEHTLSDDKLTVAITEY encoded by the coding sequence ATGTGTGGAATTGCAGGCGTTTACGGAAAAGAGTTAAACAGAGATAGAAGAAGCTTTGAAATCAAAAATATGGTTTCTGCACTTCAACACAGGGGGCCTGATGGTTGGGGAATGTATATATCTCCCGAAATAGCATTGGGACATACCCGCTTGTCAATTGTTGATTTATCTACTGGAGATCAACCTTTGGTCTCAGGAGATCATATAATTGTATTTAATGGAGAAATTTATAATTATATCGAACTTCAGCAAGATCTGAAAAGCAAAGGTGTTGTTTTTACTACTACCAGTGATACAGAAGTGTTATTGAAAGCCTATGAATACTATGGGGAGAAGTGTTTTGAATTGTTCAATGGTCAGTTTGCAGTATTGATATGGAATAAAGTTAGTAAGGAGTTAATTATTGCTCGCGATCGCTATGGTATTCGTCCTCTTTATATGCTTGAGCACGATCAGAAACATTATTTTGCATCAGAGTTAAAAGCATTTGACCGGATTGGTAGTTTTACTCGCGAGTTTGATGTAAACCGCCTGTTTGAACATTGTCTTTTGTGGAATACTTATGGTCATCATACCGTTTATAAGAATATTAAATCTTTACCAGGTGGATCCTTTGCCAAATACAAAGATGGTAAATTAGTATACGAGAAAAAATACTATGAATTAGGCGTAAAGTATGAGTCGGATAAAAAATCGTTTGGTGAAGTTAAAGAAGAATTCAATGAGCTTCTAAAAGATTCGGTTAAATTACGATTGAGAAGTGATGTGCCTGTAGGAGCTTATTTGAGTGGGGGAATAGATAGTTCAGTAATAACTCAATTGGTAAAAGAAAATACCAATAAACGATTTAAAACTTTTTCCATAGCTTTTGATGATAAGGAGTTTGATGAGTCAGACTTTCAAAAGGATATGGTGAACCAGATAAACTCAGAGCATTACTTTTTAAATATCAATTATAAACAGGTTGATGAGAACTTTCCTGAAGCCATTTATCATACCGATCGTCCTATTTTTCGCACGGCACCGGTGCCTTTGTATCTCTTGTCACAAAAGGTAAGAGAAAATGATATAAAAGTGGTGTTGACAGGTGAGGGGGCAGACGAAGTATTGTGGGGATATGATTCTTATAAGGAAGTTAAACTGCTTGAGTTTTGGTCGAGATTTCCAGAATCGAAAATGCGACCTGAGCTGATTAAGAAATTATATCCGCACTTAACACATTACAGCGATCCTCGTCAATTTGGAATGATGAAAATGTTTTATGAAGGATTTCTGGACTCTTATGACAACAAACTAGCTTCATTAAATATTCGTATTCATAATAATAAAATCATTAAAAATTATTTTAGTAAAGATCATGGATTATCATACGATACAGCTAGCCTTATCGGTGGTATGTCAATAGACTTTCCGAAAAATTACAATAGCTGGAGTTTGTTGCAACAAAATCAGTATATGGAAATCAGAACTTTACTGGCTGGTTACCTGTTGTCTTCACAAGGAGACCGGATGTCGTTGGCTCATGGTATTGAAGGACGCTATCCATTTTTAGATCATCGTTTAATTGATAGTTTATTTACTATTAACGAACGATTTAAAATGAATGGATTTTCACAAAAACACTTACTAGTTCAATCTTATAAGGATAAATTACCAAAATCAATTCTAAATCGTCCTAAACGCCCATATATGTCTCCTGATTTGAAGTCGTTCTTCAGAGATGGTAAGCCTTCTGATAATGTTGGTTATTTCCTGAGTGAAGACAAAATTAAAGAATATGGAATT
- a CDS encoding ketoacyl-ACP synthase III, translated as MNLKFTHKKITGILTVVPENEVKFEDTIDNYNFSQRQSKQLGKIMGYDRQRIVKEGVTVSELCVYGLNYLFDQNLLNKNDIDALLLVTESPDYILPPTSNVIQGILGLKTDMICLDINQGCAGFQIGLVQAFSLLEQESINKVVLLNADVLSARVSEKDRNSRPLVGDGASVTIVESCEEENPIFTTVKMDGTQHEVLMIPAGGFKTPSSAQTAELEEDESGNLRAKDHLVMKGDAVFNFVQREVPVMIDTLLDFANKDKDSVDYYLFHQPNRFMLQKLADKMKVPHEKMPNNIVERFGNSNGVTVPIVTCYNLGERTEKESFEVCMAGFGVGLTWSSMLMKLENLQFCKIIEC; from the coding sequence GTTCCCGAAAATGAGGTGAAATTTGAGGATACCATTGATAATTATAATTTTTCACAACGGCAATCAAAGCAGTTGGGGAAAATAATGGGGTATGATCGTCAGCGGATTGTAAAGGAAGGAGTAACAGTATCTGAATTATGTGTTTATGGATTGAATTATCTGTTCGATCAGAATTTACTCAATAAAAATGATATAGATGCATTGCTTTTGGTTACTGAGTCGCCGGATTACATCTTACCTCCAACCAGTAATGTAATTCAGGGTATTTTAGGCCTAAAAACAGATATGATATGCCTGGATATAAACCAGGGGTGTGCAGGTTTTCAAATAGGTCTCGTACAGGCGTTCTCTTTGCTTGAACAAGAATCTATCAACAAAGTTGTGTTATTGAATGCTGATGTATTAAGTGCAAGGGTTTCGGAAAAAGACAGAAACAGTCGTCCTTTAGTGGGTGATGGAGCATCTGTTACTATTGTGGAATCATGTGAAGAAGAAAATCCCATATTTACCACTGTAAAGATGGACGGTACCCAGCATGAAGTATTGATGATTCCGGCCGGAGGATTTAAAACACCTTCAAGTGCTCAAACAGCAGAGTTGGAAGAGGATGAAAGTGGTAATCTTAGAGCAAAAGATCATCTGGTAATGAAAGGCGATGCAGTTTTTAACTTTGTACAAAGAGAAGTGCCTGTAATGATAGATACCTTATTGGATTTTGCCAATAAAGACAAGGATAGTGTTGATTACTATTTGTTTCATCAACCCAATCGTTTTATGTTACAGAAGCTGGCTGATAAGATGAAGGTGCCTCACGAAAAAATGCCTAATAATATAGTGGAGCGCTTTGGTAACTCAAATGGAGTTACGGTGCCAATCGTAACTTGTTATAATCTTGGAGAAAGAACAGAAAAAGAGAGTTTTGAAGTTTGTATGGCCGGATTTGGGGTTGGATTAACATGGAGTTCGATGTTAATGAAACTGGAGAATCTTCAGTTTTGTAAAATAATTGAATGTTAG
- a CDS encoding acetyltransferase has translation MKKRLFIVGAGGLGRGLESYLEMIPEEKRNWELTGFIDESPTALDNLPTDYKILGDINTYPFDKEDMVLIAIGDPHVRRNVYDRLEGRVQFFTFIDPRAILGKFNRIEEGCIILAGCIISNNVKIGKCTTILEKTIIGHDSELGDFCSLMPNVDIAGGCSFGDNVFIGTNATIIPQRSIVDDVVIGAGSVVLRNVRSKCTIFGNPAKKIE, from the coding sequence ATGAAAAAGAGATTATTCATAGTAGGTGCTGGTGGTCTTGGTAGAGGGCTGGAGTCTTACCTTGAAATGATTCCTGAAGAAAAAAGAAACTGGGAATTAACAGGGTTCATTGATGAGTCCCCTACGGCTTTGGATAACCTGCCAACAGATTATAAAATATTAGGTGATATTAATACTTATCCTTTTGATAAGGAGGATATGGTTCTTATTGCCATAGGCGATCCACATGTTCGTCGCAACGTTTATGATAGATTAGAAGGAAGGGTACAATTCTTTACCTTTATTGATCCAAGGGCTATATTAGGCAAGTTTAATAGAATAGAAGAAGGTTGTATTATTCTTGCCGGGTGCATCATCTCCAATAATGTAAAAATAGGAAAGTGTACTACAATTTTGGAGAAGACCATAATTGGACATGATTCAGAATTGGGCGATTTCTGTTCGTTGATGCCCAATGTAGATATTGCCGGAGGGTGCAGTTTCGGGGATAATGTGTTTATTGGAACCAATGCAACCATTATACCACAAAGAAGCATTGTAGATGATGTGGTCATTGGAGCAGGCAGTGTAGTATTACGTAATGTAAGAAGTAAGTGCACCATATTTGGTAATCCTGCAAAAAAAATAGAATAG